The proteins below are encoded in one region of Myxococcales bacterium:
- the cysE gene encoding serine O-acetyltransferase, producing MTSTPSLTPPSNPCEPPLKRGPLGRLRATFACYLGDIDAVFKHDPAARSRLEVIFSYPGLHALACHRFAHFLWHHRFYFLARFLSHLNRFFTGIEIHPGATIGRGVFIDHGMGVVIGETAIVGDECILYKGVVLGGTHTEPTIRHPQLGKRVVVGSNACVLGAITIGDDARIGSGSVVIRPVPAGATVVGVPGRIVPAKGDKASRFESTLDHASLPDPVAEMVRALRDENDQLRKRIENVENAVQISPPPEEDSPHLIDGDLATTDLPPKVKT from the coding sequence ATGACTTCCACACCCTCACTTACTCCGCCGTCCAATCCCTGTGAGCCTCCTTTAAAACGAGGTCCTCTAGGCCGGCTGCGCGCTACCTTCGCCTGCTATCTCGGAGATATTGATGCAGTGTTCAAGCACGATCCTGCTGCGCGTTCTCGGCTTGAGGTGATCTTTAGTTATCCAGGCTTGCACGCTCTTGCCTGCCATCGTTTTGCGCATTTTCTGTGGCACCATCGTTTTTACTTTTTGGCACGCTTTTTATCCCATCTGAATCGTTTCTTCACCGGCATTGAGATTCATCCTGGCGCTACCATTGGCCGCGGCGTGTTTATCGATCATGGCATGGGTGTGGTGATCGGTGAAACTGCCATCGTCGGTGATGAATGCATTTTGTATAAAGGCGTAGTCCTTGGTGGCACGCACACCGAACCCACTATTCGCCATCCTCAGCTTGGCAAACGCGTGGTTGTTGGATCAAATGCTTGTGTTTTAGGTGCCATTACTATTGGCGATGATGCGCGCATCGGCTCAGGTTCTGTGGTGATCCGACCCGTGCCGGCAGGTGCAACTGTCGTTGGCGTCCCAGGCCGAATTGTGCCCGCCAAGGGCGATAAGGCGTCACGCTTTGAGTCAACGCTCGATCATGCCAGTCTTCCCGATCCAGTTGCTGAAATGGTGCGTGCATTGCGTGATGAAAACGATCAGTTAAGGAAACGCATCGAAAACGTCGAAAACGCCGTTCAAATTTCCCCACCACCTGAAGAAGACTCGCCTCATCTCATCGATGGCGATTTAGCGACTACCGATCTGCCACCTAAAGTTAAAACTTAG
- a CDS encoding GNAT family N-acetyltransferase, translated as MEYTLALGGGTLDVLYSHREIQPDWWNDLHITDCYHTEPWIKLGESRFEQDSRYIAVKDGSGRIQALAPCCRIRDPQIWPTYNLWKLFTKASFIQFEDLPGIDHAKFSTNAEYIDAAVGDKLFPNLICTAPEGFMTGPMYAYGLSPETINTVNTSIVDGLKQLGEELECAASSLLYVMEDSPIRSYLDQTDWIPMQMNPMAILDIKWKSFDEYLSSLSRKRRESTRREMKKFKESGMIVKQERLEDLPIDRTAELFHNVNAKHMGFDAGPVQHARYYIEGLLGLGLTHTVYAAYQNENLVAFSLFFLQDNTLFARVMGIDYERATDYSYFNLLFYRPIIDAIEQGVACIDFGGMLKAKLIRGCKPHRSFSYFKFGSEVCKDAQAIRAMRENADIISRYHDLVVS; from the coding sequence GTGGAATATACGCTTGCGCTGGGGGGGGGCACATTGGACGTTCTTTACAGTCATCGGGAAATTCAACCAGATTGGTGGAATGATCTACACATCACAGATTGCTACCATACCGAGCCATGGATTAAGCTTGGTGAGTCACGATTCGAGCAGGATAGTCGATACATTGCCGTCAAAGATGGCTCTGGAAGAATTCAAGCGTTAGCTCCATGTTGCCGAATAAGAGATCCTCAGATATGGCCCACGTACAATCTCTGGAAACTCTTTACAAAAGCTTCTTTCATCCAGTTTGAAGACCTACCAGGGATCGACCATGCGAAGTTTAGTACCAATGCTGAGTACATCGATGCGGCCGTTGGTGACAAGCTTTTTCCAAACTTGATCTGTACGGCCCCAGAAGGTTTTATGACGGGTCCCATGTATGCTTATGGACTTAGCCCAGAAACTATCAATACCGTAAACACATCGATTGTGGATGGACTAAAGCAGCTCGGTGAAGAACTGGAATGTGCAGCCTCGTCGCTTTTGTATGTAATGGAAGACAGTCCAATACGCTCTTACTTAGATCAAACTGATTGGATACCAATGCAAATGAACCCAATGGCGATTTTAGACATAAAGTGGAAGAGCTTTGATGAATATCTGTCCAGCCTTAGTAGGAAACGGCGCGAGTCAACACGACGTGAAATGAAAAAATTTAAAGAAAGCGGTATGATTGTCAAACAGGAACGCCTCGAAGATTTACCTATAGATCGAACAGCGGAACTTTTTCACAATGTGAATGCTAAGCACATGGGCTTTGACGCTGGGCCGGTTCAGCACGCTCGATACTATATTGAAGGGCTACTCGGTCTTGGGCTAACTCACACGGTTTATGCTGCTTACCAAAATGAAAATCTTGTAGCTTTTTCACTTTTCTTTCTCCAAGACAACACTCTCTTTGCCAGAGTTATGGGCATTGACTACGAGCGTGCCACTGACTACAGCTACTTTAATTTATTGTTCTATAGACCCATTATAGATGCCATTGAACAGGGTGTAGCATGCATCGATTTTGGGGGCATGCTCAAAGCCAAATTAATAAGGGGATGTAAACCACATCGCTCGTTCAGTTATTTTAAGTTCGGATCCGAAGTTTGCAAAGATGCACAAGCTATAAGAGCCATGCGAGAGAATGCTGACATAATCTCGCGCTATCACGATTTAGTGGTGTCCTAA
- a CDS encoding FG-GAP repeat protein → MKFSGLDPGRQFGRTLTFIPDINGDGIEDLALAELGPGETTGRIYIVYGRRSWTSAEFDLATLDGSNGFAIDGVSADDRPGRSLSTCDLNKDGYSDIISGAFFTDVGEKIDVGRVYVVFGFANGSA, encoded by the coding sequence ATTAAGTTTAGCGGTTTAGACCCGGGCAGACAGTTTGGACGGACACTAACCTTCATCCCCGATATCAACGGCGATGGCATCGAAGACTTAGCCCTTGCTGAACTGGGTCCAGGTGAAACAACCGGCCGCATCTACATTGTTTATGGAAGAAGATCATGGACGAGTGCTGAGTTTGATTTAGCGACACTCGACGGAAGCAATGGTTTTGCGATTGACGGCGTCTCGGCAGACGATCGACCCGGACGCTCCCTGAGTACCTGCGATCTTAACAAAGACGGCTATTCAGACATAATCTCTGGCGCGTTCTTTACCGATGTCGGTGAAAAAATCGATGTCGGTCGCGTATACGTCGTCTTTGGTTTCGCTAACGGTAGCGCATAA
- a CDS encoding glutathione S-transferase N-terminal domain-containing protein: MVYPAKLTLYYYPSCFYCQRVLSVIEQLQVDVELHDILIESESRRELIAARGRSTVPVLRIFSEQGETWMPESRDIVAYLEKNFAKF; this comes from the coding sequence ATGGTTTATCCCGCGAAACTGACGCTCTACTACTATCCAAGCTGTTTTTATTGTCAGCGGGTGCTTAGCGTCATTGAACAGTTGCAAGTTGATGTTGAGCTACATGATATTTTGATCGAGTCTGAGTCGCGACGCGAGCTCATTGCAGCGCGAGGCCGCAGTACCGTTCCTGTGTTGCGCATCTTTAGCGAACAAGGCGAGACCTGGATGCCAGAATCACGCGATATCGTTGCCTATCTCGAAAAAAACTTTGCTAAGTTTTAA
- the fbp gene encoding class 1 fructose-bisphosphatase — protein MNSSGKWHASAQHHLGWTLERHILEQQRRFPSATGDFTSLFQQIALAGKIIASRVNQAGLAGILGLTGSTNIQGEKVQKMDVFAHHTIIRNVEASGRTCVLASEEAEDPIAIPDEYPTGKYVLLFDPLDGSSNIDVNVSIGTIFSIHKRISQGKHGTLEDCLQVGSKQVAAGYVIYGSSTMFVYTTGEGVHGFTLDPTVGEFFLSHENIRIPKRGQVYSVNEGKSALWEASTQQWLASLKQPDKNKGRPYSARYIGTLVSDFHRTLLRGGIFAYPGELENPKGKLRLLYEAAPMAMLAEAAGGAASTGTQRILDVMPSALHARVPLFIGSKDDVAEAEAFFKS, from the coding sequence ATGAATTCCTCTGGGAAATGGCACGCGTCAGCTCAACACCATCTTGGCTGGACGCTCGAACGACACATCCTCGAGCAACAACGACGCTTTCCGTCAGCCACCGGTGATTTCACCTCACTGTTTCAGCAAATCGCCTTGGCAGGAAAAATCATTGCAAGTCGGGTCAATCAAGCAGGACTTGCCGGTATCTTAGGCCTAACAGGCTCCACCAATATCCAAGGCGAAAAAGTGCAAAAGATGGATGTCTTTGCGCATCACACGATCATTCGCAATGTCGAAGCCAGTGGACGCACTTGCGTCCTTGCCAGTGAAGAAGCCGAAGATCCGATTGCAATTCCAGATGAATACCCCACCGGAAAATACGTCCTGCTTTTTGATCCGCTGGATGGCTCCTCCAATATTGATGTCAATGTTTCAATCGGCACGATCTTCTCGATTCATAAACGAATAAGCCAAGGCAAACACGGCACGCTCGAAGACTGCCTCCAAGTCGGCAGCAAACAAGTTGCAGCGGGCTATGTGATTTATGGATCCTCGACCATGTTTGTGTACACCACCGGCGAGGGTGTTCACGGATTTACTCTTGATCCCACAGTTGGCGAATTTTTTCTTTCACACGAAAACATTCGTATCCCCAAGCGTGGACAAGTCTATTCGGTCAACGAAGGAAAAAGCGCTTTGTGGGAAGCATCGACGCAACAATGGCTCGCTTCGTTAAAACAACCTGACAAAAACAAAGGCAGGCCTTACTCTGCACGCTACATCGGAACCTTGGTATCCGACTTTCACCGCACCTTGCTACGTGGCGGCATCTTTGCTTATCCCGGCGAACTCGAGAACCCTAAAGGCAAATTGCGCTTGCTCTATGAAGCGGCGCCAATGGCCATGTTGGCTGAAGCCGCTGGCGGCGCAGCATCCACCGGAACGCAGCGCATTTTAGATGTGATGCCATCCGCGCTGCACGCCCGAGTGCCGCTTTTCATCGGTAGCAAAGACGATGTGGCCGAAGCAGAAGCCTTCTTTAAAAGCTGA
- a CDS encoding EVE domain-containing protein → MNYWLMKSEPDVFSIDDLKRDGRCVWEGVRNYQARNYMRDEMKKGDLVLFYHSNAKPPGIAGLAIVDKEAYPDPFQFDPKSKYFDDKASKENPRWVCVNLRFIERFEQELALDALKADPKLDGMLVIKKGSRLSVQPVEPKHFKHVLKKAGARSKAN, encoded by the coding sequence ATGAACTATTGGCTCATGAAAAGTGAACCCGATGTCTTTTCAATCGATGACCTCAAACGGGATGGCCGGTGCGTTTGGGAAGGCGTACGAAACTACCAAGCGCGCAACTACATGCGCGATGAAATGAAAAAGGGCGACCTCGTATTGTTCTATCACTCCAATGCCAAGCCTCCTGGCATTGCAGGCCTAGCCATAGTGGACAAAGAAGCCTATCCGGATCCTTTTCAGTTTGATCCGAAGAGCAAGTATTTCGATGATAAAGCCAGCAAAGAAAACCCTCGCTGGGTGTGCGTCAACCTTCGCTTCATCGAACGCTTCGAGCAAGAGTTAGCACTTGATGCGCTCAAGGCAGATCCAAAGCTTGATGGCATGCTCGTCATAAAAAAGGGCTCACGCCTATCCGTTCAACCCGTCGAGCCCAAGCACTTCAAACATGTTCTGAAAAAAGCCGGTGCACGAAGCAAAGCAAATTAG
- the tadA gene encoding Flp pilus assembly complex ATPase component TadA: protein MITVILAEKGGSERQIEFDKPEITIGRIKGNDIVLPKGNVSKRHSRIVFKDGRFIVVDLKSTNGTYVNGRKITSPVVVKNDDKVYIGDFIISLKANEAEKVRPSTPSIPVPDDEHSSAVTSNSTAAKVLSDAPAPVEQSPYAKSGRPTGSLPPALPPKAPSSVPQNKNEDEVFVPRPSTAPRSPGGLERKARPSALPWSKITLDLDHQKAKDLNSALRLLMRHISRVFDVENPDPDAIGSNSRRHAAEKHIESTLHELQNQGLIDTEVDGQALAKAAYQEAVGLGPLETLMADTQIQEILIMGPKKAFADFGKGLKELESINFSSSNAVITAAHRLMGQAGLSCKVNLPIQQGRLADGSQVTIWQRAVAPQGPMIRIKRAQEGTVAAKTLIEAGVLSEEILELIEEAMARRVGILVSGPPHSGVSKLLSALANSIPQEEWLLSIESDVGLSLAHPKHISLNRGDAEGQAETATILARASQFRYEWLIVDDIIGAEAFDLIEHMVSGSAGTLLGFHASGVQDPLLTLCTMAKFHVRAPANMANLIADAIGLTIEMDVDEEGKPFVVTVREPTGTRGENIKTQDLFVVEEGEFVATGKEAKFLS from the coding sequence ATGATTACCGTTATTTTGGCTGAAAAAGGCGGATCCGAACGCCAAATTGAATTCGACAAACCCGAAATAACCATTGGGCGCATCAAAGGAAACGATATTGTTCTTCCTAAGGGCAATGTGTCCAAGCGGCATTCGCGGATCGTGTTTAAAGACGGTCGCTTTATCGTCGTTGATTTAAAAAGCACCAATGGCACCTACGTTAATGGACGCAAGATCACATCACCGGTCGTGGTCAAAAACGACGATAAAGTCTACATCGGCGATTTTATCATTTCGCTAAAAGCAAACGAAGCTGAAAAAGTTCGCCCAAGCACACCTTCCATCCCAGTTCCAGATGACGAACACTCAAGCGCTGTCACTTCAAACAGTACAGCGGCCAAAGTGCTAAGCGATGCACCTGCTCCTGTAGAGCAAAGCCCTTATGCAAAGTCGGGACGTCCGACCGGATCGCTGCCCCCAGCGCTTCCTCCTAAGGCACCATCATCCGTCCCCCAAAACAAAAATGAAGACGAAGTTTTTGTTCCCAGACCCTCAACGGCTCCTCGTTCACCGGGTGGTCTCGAGCGCAAAGCAAGGCCCTCGGCGCTACCCTGGTCAAAAATCACGCTCGATCTCGACCATCAAAAAGCAAAAGATCTCAACTCAGCATTGCGTTTGCTGATGCGTCACATCTCACGCGTATTTGACGTTGAGAATCCAGATCCCGATGCGATTGGCAGCAATTCACGCAGGCATGCTGCAGAAAAGCACATCGAGAGCACGCTTCATGAGCTTCAAAACCAAGGCCTGATTGATACCGAAGTGGATGGACAGGCCCTCGCCAAAGCTGCCTATCAAGAAGCGGTTGGCCTCGGTCCGCTTGAAACGCTCATGGCAGACACGCAAATCCAAGAGATTTTGATCATGGGACCCAAAAAAGCCTTCGCGGATTTTGGAAAAGGTCTCAAAGAACTCGAATCGATTAACTTTTCCTCAAGCAATGCGGTGATCACCGCTGCCCATCGCTTGATGGGGCAAGCGGGTCTTTCCTGCAAAGTGAATTTGCCTATTCAACAAGGACGACTTGCCGACGGAAGCCAAGTCACCATTTGGCAGCGTGCTGTTGCGCCGCAAGGGCCCATGATTCGCATCAAACGTGCTCAAGAAGGCACGGTAGCCGCAAAAACACTGATTGAAGCAGGTGTTTTATCGGAAGAGATTCTTGAACTCATCGAAGAAGCCATGGCGCGTCGCGTTGGTATTTTAGTTAGTGGACCGCCCCACTCGGGCGTCTCAAAGCTGCTCAGTGCGCTTGCTAACTCGATTCCTCAAGAAGAATGGCTGCTAAGCATTGAAAGCGATGTTGGCTTAAGTTTGGCCCATCCGAAACACATTAGTTTAAATCGAGGCGATGCTGAGGGGCAAGCCGAGACAGCGACAATCTTAGCCCGCGCATCTCAGTTTCGCTACGAATGGCTCATTGTGGACGATATCATTGGCGCCGAGGCCTTTGACCTCATCGAACACATGGTTTCGGGGAGCGCTGGAACGCTGCTTGGTTTTCATGCCTCCGGAGTGCAAGATCCACTGCTAACACTTTGCACCATGGCCAAATTTCATGTTCGCGCTCCCGCGAACATGGCTAATCTCATTGCAGATGCCATCGGCCTAACCATTGAAATGGATGTCGATGAAGAAGGCAAACCTTTCGTGGTCACGGTGCGAGAGCCCACCGGCACGCGCGGCGAGAACATCAAAACCCAAGACCTTTTTGTTGTTGAAGAAGGCGAATTCGTGGCCACCGGAAAAGAAGCCAAGTTTTTAAGTTAA
- a CDS encoding transketolase family protein, whose protein sequence is MTQEQKAKATRQAFGETLASLGASHPDIVVMDADLSKSTKSDIFAKQFPERFFEMGIAEQNMLGVAAGLASTGKHVFCCSFACFLAGRFETIKISVAYAKANVTMVGTHAGVGIGPDGYSQMGLEDLALLRTLPGVQVFQPCDEIETQAIMMHLAKHQGPAYLRLTRQNLSPMHSKDYVFKAGALDVLSEGSDIAIFATGGTVMHALQASELLKNEGISAAVINVPSIKPLNAGEVRAWAKRVSVMLSVEDHMVAGGMGGSLAEALGPEPSAPLIMHGIHDVFGESGSPSELYAKFELDAAGIVKHAKRALKR, encoded by the coding sequence ATGACGCAAGAACAAAAAGCAAAAGCCACCCGACAAGCTTTTGGCGAGACACTCGCAAGCCTTGGTGCTTCGCATCCTGATATCGTAGTCATGGATGCCGATTTATCGAAATCAACCAAGAGTGACATCTTCGCCAAACAATTTCCCGAACGCTTTTTTGAAATGGGCATCGCTGAGCAAAACATGCTTGGTGTGGCTGCGGGTTTGGCATCCACTGGCAAGCATGTCTTTTGTTGCTCTTTTGCCTGCTTCTTGGCGGGTCGTTTTGAAACAATTAAGATTTCTGTCGCCTATGCCAAAGCCAACGTCACCATGGTGGGCACCCACGCTGGCGTAGGCATCGGTCCAGACGGTTACTCGCAAATGGGTCTAGAAGACTTGGCCCTATTGCGCACGCTACCGGGTGTGCAGGTCTTTCAGCCCTGTGATGAGATTGAAACGCAAGCCATCATGATGCATTTGGCGAAGCACCAAGGCCCCGCTTACCTGCGTCTTACTCGGCAAAACCTGAGCCCAATGCATAGCAAAGATTATGTCTTCAAAGCAGGCGCGTTGGATGTGTTATCCGAGGGAAGCGATATCGCCATCTTTGCGACCGGAGGCACTGTGATGCATGCCCTGCAAGCATCGGAATTGCTCAAAAATGAGGGTATCAGCGCTGCGGTGATCAATGTGCCCTCCATCAAACCACTGAACGCCGGAGAAGTCCGGGCGTGGGCTAAACGCGTTTCGGTCATGCTCTCGGTTGAAGATCATATGGTCGCAGGAGGCATGGGAGGAAGCCTGGCAGAGGCCTTAGGACCCGAGCCTTCAGCCCCACTCATCATGCACGGCATTCACGATGTCTTTGGAGAAAGTGGCTCGCCTTCGGAACTTTATGCCAAATTTGAGCTAGATGCCGCCGGAATCGTGAAACATGCCAAACGAGCGCTTAAGCGCTAA
- a CDS encoding AgmX/PglI C-terminal domain-containing protein, which produces MAPDSMLPTSGGSNTKYIIAALILLGGAAGAWFFLKASTEKAAPPIKAQAEEPARSTALAQDQELEIPEELPEEEEEAPKKTVRRVAQTWDCTGAVDRSKAAQLMRENGRIVRACYERQLRTDSLLQGTAELTLRINASGAVTGTKISGTLRDNAFRACVKNAADRWKFPPPTGGSCALIAQPFDLTPKTQ; this is translated from the coding sequence ATGGCGCCCGATTCGATGCTACCCACTTCCGGTGGCAGCAATACTAAATACATCATTGCTGCTCTTATTCTGCTTGGCGGCGCTGCAGGTGCTTGGTTTTTTCTAAAAGCATCGACTGAAAAGGCGGCTCCTCCGATAAAGGCACAAGCTGAAGAGCCAGCACGCTCAACGGCGCTTGCTCAAGACCAGGAACTTGAGATCCCGGAAGAGTTGCCTGAGGAGGAAGAAGAGGCGCCGAAAAAAACCGTACGCCGGGTGGCTCAGACTTGGGATTGCACCGGGGCGGTAGACCGAAGCAAAGCTGCTCAGCTCATGCGTGAAAACGGCCGCATCGTACGGGCTTGTTACGAACGACAACTTCGCACCGACAGTTTGCTTCAAGGAACGGCTGAACTTACCTTGCGTATCAATGCATCTGGTGCTGTTACCGGCACCAAGATTAGTGGAACGCTTCGGGACAATGCATTTCGGGCATGCGTTAAAAATGCTGCCGATCGTTGGAAGTTTCCTCCGCCCACAGGTGGCAGCTGCGCGCTCATCGCTCAGCCCTTTGATCTGACGCCCAAGACACAATAA
- a CDS encoding MATE family efflux transporter — translation MKKLIRLAGPLVVTRSTLAVTGIADAVMVSPLGEEAVTSVTAGAVDLINFAMLPLGIVHMVQSFASQYAGKKDIVTSQRYAVYAIGIALLAQVLALAILPLLKPAVALSDYTLEVQSLLVDYLWIRMFGVATLVITEALGMWYAGQGDARTQMVVQLIMTFANIFLNWILITGHWGIPAFGVQGAAIASVLASALGSVLLVMVFFRKNINRGYLSRRELKSEEFYRLLRFGLPNGLLSFLGYGSWTFFINVAVAHLGTQLAAATLIVLNINNLCFLPAFGLGAAGAIIAGQYIGAGMPERAPQILRMTLSVTILWAVLLGATYFLVPEFYLNLFAIGKDANFSLVDVGSNILKISAAVLLFDSTATVLTAFLRAVGDTHWLFAAQLVINWLVFVPLAIIGVMLIDGGYIAAMGAFLFCMFLSSAAYLVRIRSNRWRSIDLLHH, via the coding sequence TTGAAAAAGCTAATTCGTTTGGCTGGACCTTTAGTTGTTACGCGCTCGACCTTGGCAGTTACCGGAATCGCAGACGCTGTGATGGTTTCCCCGCTGGGAGAGGAAGCAGTGACTTCTGTTACCGCAGGAGCAGTTGATCTGATCAATTTTGCCATGCTCCCATTGGGAATAGTTCATATGGTGCAGAGCTTTGCATCCCAATATGCGGGAAAAAAAGATATCGTCACCAGCCAGCGTTATGCGGTGTATGCAATTGGGATTGCGTTGCTAGCACAAGTGTTGGCACTAGCGATTCTCCCGTTACTGAAGCCCGCAGTTGCTTTGTCGGACTATACTCTCGAAGTCCAAAGTTTATTGGTCGATTATTTGTGGATACGTATGTTTGGTGTGGCAACGCTTGTTATTACCGAAGCTCTTGGCATGTGGTACGCGGGACAAGGCGACGCCAGAACTCAGATGGTCGTTCAGTTGATTATGACTTTTGCAAATATCTTCCTTAATTGGATTTTAATTACAGGCCATTGGGGTATCCCCGCGTTTGGGGTTCAGGGTGCTGCCATAGCTAGTGTTTTAGCAAGTGCTTTAGGTTCTGTTTTATTGGTGATGGTCTTCTTCCGAAAGAACATTAATAGAGGTTATTTGTCTCGGCGTGAGTTGAAGTCTGAAGAGTTTTATCGCTTGTTGCGATTTGGACTTCCCAATGGGCTTTTATCTTTTTTGGGCTATGGGTCTTGGACGTTTTTCATAAATGTTGCTGTTGCGCATTTGGGCACACAACTAGCAGCGGCTACATTGATTGTTTTGAATATCAACAATCTCTGTTTTTTACCGGCGTTTGGTTTGGGAGCAGCAGGAGCAATCATCGCTGGGCAGTATATCGGAGCAGGAATGCCCGAGCGTGCCCCACAAATTCTTCGCATGACTCTGTCCGTCACAATTCTCTGGGCAGTGTTGCTCGGTGCAACTTACTTCCTCGTACCTGAGTTTTATCTAAACTTATTTGCTATCGGAAAGGACGCGAATTTTAGCCTCGTCGATGTAGGCAGTAATATCTTGAAAATAAGTGCGGCCGTGTTGCTTTTTGACTCAACGGCGACCGTGCTAACTGCCTTTTTGCGTGCAGTCGGCGACACGCATTGGTTGTTTGCTGCGCAACTGGTCATCAACTGGCTGGTGTTCGTGCCTTTGGCCATCATTGGAGTGATGCTAATTGATGGTGGCTATATTGCTGCAATGGGTGCTTTTCTTTTTTGCATGTTCCTAAGTTCCGCAGCGTACTTGGTGCGCATCAGGAGCAATCGCTGGCGCTCGATTGACCTTTTGCACCACTAG
- a CDS encoding transketolase, producing MSSIDRSTQVAELSKLCRGFRRDILTMLTKAGSGHPGGSLSAIDLIATLYQCELRHDPKNANWPDRDRFVLSKGHGVPALYAVLAQHGYFDRDLLPTLRTLGSPLQGHPVVGTAAGIEACTGSLGQGLSVAQGIALGARLDKKDYRVFCLMGDGEIQEGQVWEAAMSAAKYKIDNLIGILDYNRGQIDGPVSEVMPIEPLADKWSAFGWKTKSIDGHDYAQILDALDWAKKAEGSPKIILANTIKGKGVSFMEHEIGWHGVTPSDEQLQQALQELSE from the coding sequence ATGAGCAGCATCGATCGATCAACACAAGTGGCAGAGCTTAGCAAGCTCTGCCGTGGTTTTAGGCGTGACATCCTCACCATGCTCACCAAAGCAGGCAGTGGCCATCCGGGTGGCTCGCTAAGCGCTATCGACTTGATCGCAACTTTGTACCAATGCGAGTTGCGACACGATCCGAAAAACGCAAACTGGCCCGATCGCGATCGTTTTGTGCTCTCCAAAGGCCATGGCGTACCCGCTCTTTATGCAGTGCTTGCACAGCATGGCTATTTTGATCGTGACCTGCTTCCAACCTTACGAACTTTGGGATCGCCTCTGCAAGGCCACCCGGTCGTGGGCACAGCGGCAGGCATTGAAGCCTGCACCGGATCGCTTGGACAAGGTTTGTCCGTCGCCCAGGGGATCGCACTTGGCGCACGCCTCGATAAAAAAGATTACCGCGTGTTTTGTTTGATGGGCGATGGCGAGATTCAAGAAGGCCAAGTCTGGGAAGCCGCCATGAGTGCAGCGAAGTATAAAATCGATAATCTTATCGGTATTTTGGACTACAATCGCGGCCAAATCGACGGACCCGTCTCGGAAGTGATGCCCATTGAACCTTTGGCCGATAAATGGTCAGCGTTTGGTTGGAAAACAAAAAGCATCGATGGGCACGACTACGCGCAGATCCTTGATGCCCTCGACTGGGCCAAAAAAGCTGAAGGAAGCCCTAAAATCATTTTGGCTAACACTATCAAAGGCAAAGGGGTTTCGTTTATGGAACACGAGATTGGCTGGCATGGTGTGACCCCGAGCGACGAACAACTGCAGCAAGCCCTTCAGGAGCTAAGCGAGTAA